ATCCGGGCGGGACGGCGCCCGAGACGTCGAACGCGAGCGCGCCGAGGCCGGGGAGGATCCCGGCCTCCTGCAGGTCGTGCACCCCGTACGCGAGCACGCCGCCGGCCACGACGATGAGGAGCGCGCCGGTCCAGGTGAAGAAGCGCGCGAGGTCGATGCGGAGCACCCCGCGGTAGACGAGCCAGCCGAGCGCGACCGCGGTGAGGAGCCCGAGGCCGGCGCCCACGAGCGGCATGGTGGTGGCGCCCGTGGCCTGCACGGCCGACCAGAGGAACAGGGCCGTCTCGATCCCCTCGCGGCCGACGGCGAGGAACGCGACGGCGACGAGGCCCCAGGCGGCGCCCGCGATGGCGCGGTCGACGGCGCCCTGCAGCTCGGAGCGCATGTCCTTCGCGGTGCGGAGCATCCAGAACACCATCCAGGTGACGAGGCCCGTCGCGACGATGGAGAGGGATCCGCCGATGGCCTCCTGCGCCTCGAACGTGAGGCCGTACGCGCCGTAGGTGAGGATCGCGCCGACGGACAGGGCGAGGAGGACCGCGAGCCCGACGCCGAGCCAGAGCCGGCCGAGCACGTCGCGGCGGCCGATCTTGACGACGTAGGCGATGAGGATCGTGACGACCAGCGCGGCCTCGAGGCCCTCGCGCAGGCCGATCAGGTAGTTCGCGAACACGCGTGGGCCTCTCCGGGCTGCGGACGCGGCGGGCCGCGTGCCATTGCTTCTGATGGGGAAATGTAGGTGAGGCTTGCCTTACCTCGTGCACAGTAGCGCGCGGGCCGCGGTGCGTCCAGTCGCCCTCCCCGGCGCGACGCCCAGCGACCGGCCGCCGGCGCGCGGATAGGATCGCCCGATGATCCCCGGCACGTCCCGACGCCCCGATCGGGCTGCCCGCACCCCGCGCCCCGAGCGCGAGCACGTCCTCTTCGTGCACGCCCACCCCGACGACGAGAGCATCGTCACGGGCGGCACCATCGCGAAGCTCGTCCGCGACGGCGTGCCCGTCACGGTGCTCACCTGCACGCGCGGGGAGCGGGGCGAGGTGATCCCCGCGGAGCTCCGCCACCTCGAGGGCGACCTCCGCGCGCTCGCCGACCACCGCGAGACGGAGCTCGCCGCCGCGATGGCCGCCCTCGGCGTCACCGACCACCGCTTCCTCGGCGACGCCGGCGCGCGCTGGGAGGGCCTCGAGCCCCGGCGCTACGTCGACTCGGGCATGGAGTGGGGCGACGACGGCGCGCCCGTGGCGCTCCGCCCGCTGGATCCCGACTCGCTGTGCGCGGGCGACGAGGCCGACGAGGCGCGCGACGTGCTCGCGGTCATCGCCGACGTCGACGCCACGACCGTCGTCACCTACGACGACCACGGCGGATACGGCCACCCCGACCACGTGCGCACCCACGTCATCGCGACCTGGGCCGCCGAGGAGGCGGGGATCCCCGCGTACCTCGTCACCACGACCGCGTCGTCGGCGAGGCAGGCGCACGAGCTCGTCGCCGCGCGCGGCCGGTTCCCCGCGCCCGACGCGGATCCGGCCGGCACGCTCGTGCTGCCGGACGACGCGGTCGACCTGGCCGTCGACGCGACCGAGGTGCTCGACGCCAAGATCCGCGCCGTCGCCGCGCACCGCACGCAGACCGTCGTCGACGGCGACCAGTTCGCGCTCTCGCACGGCGTCGGCGCGCCCATCGCGCCCGTCGAGCGGTTCCGGCTGCACCGGCCCGCCGGCGCCGCGGCGGACGACGGCACCCCGCGGCCCCCGCGCGGCGCGCAGCGCGTCGGCACCGCGGTCGCGTCGCTCGTGCTCGGCCTGCTGGTGGGCACGGTCGGCACGGCGGCGCACCGCGCCACGCTCCCGGTGGGCGGGGTCGAGCTGCCGGTCGGCCTCGTGCTCGCGCTCGCGACGCTCGCGTGCCTGCTGGTCGCCTTCCGCCTGCTGCTCGTCGACCGCCTGCACGCGCTCTGCCTCGGGCTCGGCGTGGTCGCGGCCGTCGCCGTGCTCGGCACGCGCGGGCCGAGCGGATCGGTCCTCTTCCCCGCCGGCTGGATGAGCCAGGTGTGGGCCGTCGCCCCCGCGATCCTCGTCGCGGCCGTCGTCGTCTGGCCCCGCTTCTCGACGCGCGCGCCCGCCGCCGCCGACCGCCCGGATGCCGCCGGCGCCGCGGGATCGGGCGCCCCGGCCCCGGCCGGGACCGGCTCGCGGCCCGCGTAGACTCGTCGGGCCGCACCGCTCCCGGAAGGACCCACCCGAAGTGACCTACGTCATCGCCCTGCCCTGTGTCGACGTCAAGGACCGCGCCTGCATCGACGAGTGCCCGGTGGACTGCATCTACGAGGGCGAGCGGTCGCTCTACATCCACCCGGACGAGTGCGTGGACTGCGGCGCCTGCGAGCCCGTCTGCCCGGTCGAGGCCATCTACTACGAGGACGACCTGCCCGAGAAGTGGTCGGACTACTACACGGCCAACGTCGAGTTCTTCGCCGAGATGGGATCCCCGGGCGGCGCGACCAAGGTCGGCGTCACCGCGGGCGACCACCCCGTCATCGCCGCGCTCCCGCCCCAGAACGGCTGACGCGCGTGGCCCTCGGCGAGCTCCCCGACTACCCCTGGGACCTGATGGGCCCGTACGCCGAGCGCGCGCGCCGGCACCCCGACGGCCTCGTCGACCTCAGCATCGGCTCGCCCGTGGATCCCACGCCGCCGCTCATCCGCGACGCGCTCGCCTGGGCGACCGACGCGCACGCGTACCCCACCACGGTCGGCACGCCCGAGCTCCGGCAGGCGATGGTCGACTGGCACGCGCGGCGCCGGAACGCCACGCTCGGCGCCGACCAGGTGCTGCCGACCATCGGGTCCAAGGAGATGGTGGCCTGGCTGCCGTTCATGCTGGGGCTCGGGGAGGGCGACGCGGTCGTGCACCCGACCGTCTCCTACCCGACGTACGCGATCGGCGCGGCCCTCGCGGGAGCGGATTCCGTCCCCGCCGACGATCCGGCCGACTGGCCCGCGTCCACGCGCCTCGTCTGGCTCAACTCGCCCGGCAACCCGGACGGCCGCGTGCTCGGCGTCGACGAGCTGCGCGCCGCCGTGGCCCGCGCCAGGGAGCTCGGCGCCGTCATCGCGAGCGACGAGTGCTACGCCGAGCTCGGCTGGGAGGGGGAGTGGGCCGACGGCCCGACCCCCTCCATCCTCGACGCGCGCGTCGTCGGCGACGACCACTCCGGCGTCCTCGCGCTGTACTCGCTCAGCAAGCAGTCGAACCTCGCGGGCTACCGGGCCGCGCTCGTCGCGGGCGACCGGGAGCTCATCGCCCGGCTGATCCGCGTCCGCAAGCACGCGGGCCTCCTCCCTCCCGCGCCGCTCCAGCACGCCATGACCGTGGCGCTCGGCGACGACGAGCACGTGCGCGCCCAGCGCGAGCTCTACCGCGCCCGCCGCGACGTGCTGCGGCCGGCGCTCGAGGATGCCGGCTGGCGCATCGACCGCAGCGAGGCCGGCCTCTACCTCTGGGCGACCCGCGGCCGCGACGCCTGGGAGGGCATCGCGCAGCTCGCCGACCTCGGGATCCTCGCGGGACCCGGCCCCTTCTACGGCGACGCGTCGCCCGCGCACGTGCGCCTCTCGCTCACGGCGACGGACGAGCGGATCGCGCAGGCGGCCGCGCGCCTCCGCGCAGGCTCCACCGCGTCGCCCGCCGCGTAGCACGACCTCCAACGGATCCGGCCGGATGCTGGCGGAGGCGACAGTGTCCCGGTCGGCCCTTTAGGCTGTAGTCGGCTCGGATCCCGACGCCGCGACGGCGCCACGAGCGCCCTGCGGCGCGCATCCCCCCGGGCCATCCACCCCAGACTCGAGGAGGCGCCGTGACCGATGGCGGGCAGCAGGCGGACGAGAAGCCCACGGCGACGCTGACGTACCCGGGAGGTCGGGTGGAGTTCCCCATCCTCCCCGCGGTCGACGGCGCGTCCAGCATCGACATCTCGGCGCTCACGAAGAGGACGGGCCTCACGACGCTCGACAACGGCTTCGTCAACACCGCGTCGACGCGCTCGGCCATCACCTACATCGACGGCGAGCAGGGGATCCTCCGCTACCGCGGCTACCCGATCGAGCAGCTCGCGCGCCAGTCGAGCTACCTCGAGGTGGCCTGGCTCCTCATCCACGGCGAGCTGCCCACGAGCGACCAGCTGGGCGGGTTCGAGGAGGACATCCGCCGCCACACGCTGCTCCACGAGGACTTCAAGGGCCTGTTCCGCGCCCTGCCCACCAACGCGCACCCCATGTCGGTGCTGTCGAGCGCCGTCTCCGCGCTCTCCACCTACTACGAGGACTCGCTGAGCGTCCACGATCCCGAGCAGGTCGAGATCTCGACGCTGCGCCTGCTGGCGAAGCTGCCGGTCATCGCGGCGTACGCGCACAAGAAGAGCCTCGGCCAGGCGTTCCTCTACCCGGACAACTCGCTCGGCTTCGTCGACAACTTCCTCCGCCTGAACTTCGGCAACAACGCCGAGCCCTACGAGGTCGACCCGGTGGTCAGCCGCGCGCTGGAGCGCCTGCTGATCCTGCACGAGGACCACGAGCAGAACGCGTCGACGTCGACCGTGCGGCTCGTCGGATCCACCGAGGCGAACATGTTCTCCTCCGTCTCCGCCGGCATCGGCGCGCTGTTCGGCCCGCTGCACGGCGGCGCGAACGAGGCCGTGCTCTCCATGCTCGGCCGCATCCGCGACTCCGGCGAGGGCGTCGACCGCTACGTCGAGCGCGTGAAGAACAAGGAGGACGGCGTCCGCCTCATGGGCTTCGGGCACCGCGTCTACAAGAACTTCGACCCGCGCGCACGCCTGGTGAAGGAGAGCGCCGACGAGGTGCTGGAGGCCCTCGGGATCCAGGACCCGCTGCTCGACATCGCCAAGGAGCTCGAGGCCGTCGCCCTCGCGGACGACTACTTCATCGAGCGGAAGCTCTACCCGAACGTGGACTTCTACACGGGCGTCATCTACAAGGCGATGGGCTTCCCCACGCGCATGTTCACGGCGCTGTTCACCATCGGGCGCCTGCCCGGCTGGATCGCGCACTGGCGCGAGATGAACGAGGACCAGGCCACCAAGATCGGCCGTCCGCAGCAGCTCTACATCGGCCAGCCCGCGCGCGACCTGCCGCCGCGCGACTGACCGGGCGCCGGCCCGGCCGCCGCGCGACGACCCTCCGGGGCTCGTCACGCGGCGGTCGCGCCGCCGTCACGAGCGCTCCCGAAGAGGGGGCGCCAGGAGGCCGTCGACCCGTGTACCCGCGCGGATCGGCGACCTAGACTCGATCACAGCTGAGATCCACCCGCCGCCCGCAACAGCCCCTGCCGTCGGTCCCGACCCGAAGAGGGGGCCATGGCCAGACGCCTGCCGTCCTCCCCGCCGGTGCTGCCGGGGTTCACGTACGTGACGGTCCTCGGTTCCGGCGGCTTCGCCGACGTGTTCCTCTACGAGCAGGACATGCCGCGCCGCCAGGTCGCCGTGAAGGTGATGCTGGCCGAGATCGTGACCGACCGGCTGCGCGCGATGTTCCGCGCCGAGGCCGACCTCATGGCGCAGCTGAGCGCGCACCCGTCCGTGCTCACCGTGCACCAGGCGTCCGTCGCCGCCGACGGCCGCCCGTACCTCGTGATGGAGCTGTGCTCGTCGAGCCTCAGCGACCGGTACCGGCGCGAGCCGCTCGGCGTCGCGGAGGTGCTGCGCGTGGGGATCCGCATCGCGAGCGCCGTGGAGACCGCCCACCGCGCGGGCGTGCTGCACCGCGACATCAAGCCCGCGAACATCCTCACGACCGCGTTCGGGCACCCCGTCCTCAGCGACTTCGGCATCGCCTCCACGCTCGAGGACGCCGCCGCGACCGACGCCGTGGGACTCTCCATCCCGTGGTCGGCGCCCGAGGTGCTGGCCGACGAGAGCCCGGGGACCGTCAGGAGCGAGGTGTGGTCGCTCGCCGCGACCGTGTACTCGCTGCTCGCCGGGCGGAGCCCCTTCGAGGTGCCGGGCGGGCAGAACGCGCCCGCGGACCTCGTGGCCAGGATCCAGAGGGCCCGGCCGCTGCCGACCGGGCGCGCAGACGTGCCCGAGCGCCTCGAGCTGGTGCTCCGCCGAGCCATGTCGCGGCAGCCGGAGGCCCGGCCGGAGTCGGCGCTCGCCTTCGTGCGCGAGCTGCAGGCGGTGGAGGCGGAGCTGCGGCTCGCGCAGACGCCGCTCGAGGTCGCGAGCGAGGAGTGGGCGTCCGCGGTGGCGGCGGGCGTCGACGAGGACGACGACCCGACGCGCGTGCGCGGCATCGCGCAGGTGGATCCCGGGACGACCGGGTCGGGCGGCGCGGGCGGCATCCGGCGCGCGCGGCGGAAGGCGGCGCCGGCGGCCTCGCGCGCGGCGGCGGGCGCCCCGCGTCCCGGTGCGCCCGCGACCGCGTCCGATCCGGTGCGCGCGGGATCCGCGTCCACGTCCCTCGGCCGGTCCGGATCCGGGCCCGTCGGCGCCTCGACCCCCGCGCGGCCCGCCGTCCCCGGCCGCCGCGCGTTCCTCGCCCGGCACCGCGTGGCGATCGCCGCGGCGGCGGCCGGCGCGATCGTCGCCAGCGTGGCCGTCGGCGTGCTGCTCGGCGGGCTGGGCGGCGGCACCGCGGCGCGGGAGATCCCGGTGGTCGGCGAGATCCAGGCCTCCACCGCCGCGGACGGCGTGGTCTTCTCCTGGAGCGACCCCGGGCTCGGCGCCGGCGACGCGTACCAGGTGGTGCGCGACGGCGGGCTGCCGAGCACGCAGCGCGACACGACGTTCCGGGTCACGGCGGGCGCGTCCGAGGCGGCGGGCACCGACGACCGCGCCTGCATCCGGGTCACCGTCACGCGCGACGGCATCGCCGGCGCCGCGTCGACCGAGAAGTGCGCGGAGCTCCCGCGATGATCCGCGAGTGGATCCGCCGCCACCGCCAGGCCGCGACGACGGTCACGGGAGGCGCCGTCGTGCTCGCGCTCCTCACGGGCTTCGCGCTGGTCTCGGACGGCTACCAGGCGCAGCGCGTCGACCTCGACGACGGATCCGTGTGGGTCGTCAACTCCGGGCAGCAGGCGATCGGCCGCGCCAACACGGCCGTGCTCGAGCTCGACAGCGTCGTGGACTCGCGCAGCGAGGACATCGACGTGCTGCAGGCGGGATCCACCGTGCTGCTCGCCGACCGCGGCAGCTCGCGCCTCGACGTGGTCGACGACGCGACGAGCCAGGTGGTCGACACCACGCCGCTGCCGGCGGGCGCGGAGGTCATGCTCGCGGGATCCCGTGCCGCGATCCTCGTGCCGGCCACGGGCCAGCTGTGGCTCGTGCCCGTCGCGGGCCTCTCCGCGTTCGACGCCGCGAGCGCGCCCACGCTCATCCTCGGCGCCGACGCCGTCGCGTCGATGGACG
The genomic region above belongs to Clavibacter phaseoli and contains:
- a CDS encoding citrate synthase — its product is MTDGGQQADEKPTATLTYPGGRVEFPILPAVDGASSIDISALTKRTGLTTLDNGFVNTASTRSAITYIDGEQGILRYRGYPIEQLARQSSYLEVAWLLIHGELPTSDQLGGFEEDIRRHTLLHEDFKGLFRALPTNAHPMSVLSSAVSALSTYYEDSLSVHDPEQVEISTLRLLAKLPVIAAYAHKKSLGQAFLYPDNSLGFVDNFLRLNFGNNAEPYEVDPVVSRALERLLILHEDHEQNASTSTVRLVGSTEANMFSSVSAGIGALFGPLHGGANEAVLSMLGRIRDSGEGVDRYVERVKNKEDGVRLMGFGHRVYKNFDPRARLVKESADEVLEALGIQDPLLDIAKELEAVALADDYFIERKLYPNVDFYTGVIYKAMGFPTRMFTALFTIGRLPGWIAHWREMNEDQATKIGRPQQLYIGQPARDLPPRD
- a CDS encoding PIG-L family deacetylase translates to MIPGTSRRPDRAARTPRPEREHVLFVHAHPDDESIVTGGTIAKLVRDGVPVTVLTCTRGERGEVIPAELRHLEGDLRALADHRETELAAAMAALGVTDHRFLGDAGARWEGLEPRRYVDSGMEWGDDGAPVALRPLDPDSLCAGDEADEARDVLAVIADVDATTVVTYDDHGGYGHPDHVRTHVIATWAAEEAGIPAYLVTTTASSARQAHELVAARGRFPAPDADPAGTLVLPDDAVDLAVDATEVLDAKIRAVAAHRTQTVVDGDQFALSHGVGAPIAPVERFRLHRPAGAAADDGTPRPPRGAQRVGTAVASLVLGLLVGTVGTAAHRATLPVGGVELPVGLVLALATLACLLVAFRLLLVDRLHALCLGLGVVAAVAVLGTRGPSGSVLFPAGWMSQVWAVAPAILVAAVVVWPRFSTRAPAAADRPDAAGAAGSGAPAPAGTGSRPA
- the efeU gene encoding iron uptake transporter permease EfeU encodes the protein MFANYLIGLREGLEAALVVTILIAYVVKIGRRDVLGRLWLGVGLAVLLALSVGAILTYGAYGLTFEAQEAIGGSLSIVATGLVTWMVFWMLRTAKDMRSELQGAVDRAIAGAAWGLVAVAFLAVGREGIETALFLWSAVQATGATTMPLVGAGLGLLTAVALGWLVYRGVLRIDLARFFTWTGALLIVVAGGVLAYGVHDLQEAGILPGLGALAFDVSGAVPPGSWYGTLLKGTVNFSPATTWLEAITWVAYVVPTLATYLTLARRGRRARPAGASAAPAAAAPAAPAVGDAARVPDATAAR
- a CDS encoding serine/threonine-protein kinase encodes the protein MARRLPSSPPVLPGFTYVTVLGSGGFADVFLYEQDMPRRQVAVKVMLAEIVTDRLRAMFRAEADLMAQLSAHPSVLTVHQASVAADGRPYLVMELCSSSLSDRYRREPLGVAEVLRVGIRIASAVETAHRAGVLHRDIKPANILTTAFGHPVLSDFGIASTLEDAAATDAVGLSIPWSAPEVLADESPGTVRSEVWSLAATVYSLLAGRSPFEVPGGQNAPADLVARIQRARPLPTGRADVPERLELVLRRAMSRQPEARPESALAFVRELQAVEAELRLAQTPLEVASEEWASAVAAGVDEDDDPTRVRGIAQVDPGTTGSGGAGGIRRARRKAAPAASRAAAGAPRPGAPATASDPVRAGSASTSLGRSGSGPVGASTPARPAVPGRRAFLARHRVAIAAAAAGAIVASVAVGVLLGGLGGGTAAREIPVVGEIQASTAADGVVFSWSDPGLGAGDAYQVVRDGGLPSTQRDTTFRVTAGASEAAGTDDRACIRVTVTRDGIAGAASTEKCAELPR
- the dapC gene encoding succinyldiaminopimelate transaminase, with protein sequence MALGELPDYPWDLMGPYAERARRHPDGLVDLSIGSPVDPTPPLIRDALAWATDAHAYPTTVGTPELRQAMVDWHARRRNATLGADQVLPTIGSKEMVAWLPFMLGLGEGDAVVHPTVSYPTYAIGAALAGADSVPADDPADWPASTRLVWLNSPGNPDGRVLGVDELRAAVARARELGAVIASDECYAELGWEGEWADGPTPSILDARVVGDDHSGVLALYSLSKQSNLAGYRAALVAGDRELIARLIRVRKHAGLLPPAPLQHAMTVALGDDEHVRAQRELYRARRDVLRPALEDAGWRIDRSEAGLYLWATRGRDAWEGIAQLADLGILAGPGPFYGDASPAHVRLSLTATDERIAQAAARLRAGSTASPAA
- the fdxA gene encoding ferredoxin codes for the protein MTYVIALPCVDVKDRACIDECPVDCIYEGERSLYIHPDECVDCGACEPVCPVEAIYYEDDLPEKWSDYYTANVEFFAEMGSPGGATKVGVTAGDHPVIAALPPQNG